The Stigmatopora argus isolate UIUO_Sarg chromosome 16, RoL_Sarg_1.0, whole genome shotgun sequence genome has a window encoding:
- the purg gene encoding purine-rich element-binding protein gamma: MLADGCCRGMERGVRGKIASEPLQRAPYPQQYAQPQPQSQSQQGSDIQELASKRVDIQKKRFYLDVKQSVRGRFLKIAEVWIGRGRHDNIRKSKLTLSMSMAPALRYCLGDFIDYYARIGLRGGPGAPAPQPDEPGANGEERRGRRRAPEPAPPASASSPTGSAASDEHAHRVLKSEFLERDNRKYFLDLKENQRGRFLRIRQTVSKGHGTMGYYGQGIEQTIVLPAQGLIEFRDALSQLIEDYGEGHGDGEERGQGRAPSGTLRGGGGVGVGDDGPELPEAASFRVDNKRFYFDVGSNRYGVFLKISEVRQPYRNTITVPLKAWARFGENFLRYEDEMRRIFNCHKEQNADARQDSDEQED; the protein is encoded by the coding sequence ATGCTGGCCGACGGATGTTGCAGGGGAATGGAGCGAGGCGTCAGGGGGAAAATCGCGTCCGAGCCTTTGCAGAGAGCGCCGTATCCTCAGCAGTACGCGCAGCCGCAGCCGCAGTCGCAGTCGCAGCAGGGCAGCGACATCCAGGAGCTGGCCTCCAAGCGCGTCGACATCCAGAAGAAACGCTTCTACCTGGACGTGAAGCAGAGCGTGCGGGGACGCTTCCTGAAAATCGCCGAGGTGTGGATCGGCCGAGGGCGCCACGACAACATCCGCAAGAGCAAGCTGACCCTGTCCATGTCCATGGCGCCGGCGCTACGCTACTGCTTGGGGGACTTTATCGACTACTACGCCCGGATCGGGCTGAGGGGAGGCCCGGGGGCGCCGGCGCCGCAGCCGGACGAGCCGGGCGCCAACGGCGAGGAGCGGCGGGGCCGCAGGAGGGCGCCGGAGCCGGCGCCGCCGGCGTCGGCGTCATCCCCCACCGGCTCGGCGGCGTCGGACGAGCACGCGCACCGCGTCCTCAAGAGCGAATTCCTGGAGAGGGACAACAGGAAGTACTTTCTGGACCTGAAGGAGAACCAGCGGGGGAGGTTTCTGCGCATCCGCCAGACGGTCAGCAAAGGCCACGGGACCATGGGCTACTACGGTCAGGGGATCGAGCAGACCATCGTGCTGCCGGCGCAGGGGCTCATCGAGTTCCGAGACGCCCTCTCGCAGCTCATCGAAGACTACGGCGAGGGTCACGGCGACGGCGAGGAGCGCGGCCAGGGACGAGCCCCGTCCGGGACCctccgcggcggcggcggcgttggcGTTGGCGACGACGGCCCCGAGCTCCCCGAGGCCGCGTCCTTCCGCGTGGACAACAAGAGGTTCTACTTCGACGTGGGCTCCAACCGCTACGGCGTCTTTTTAAAGATCAGCGAGGTGCGCCAGCCCTACCGGAACACCATCACCGTCCCTTTAAAAGCATGGGCACGCTTCGGGGAGAATTTCCTCCGCTACGAGGACGAGATGCGGCGAATTTTCAACTGTCACAAAGAGCAGAACGCGGACGCCCGGCAGGACAGCGACGAGCAGGAGGACTGA
- the slc38a9 gene encoding neutral amino acid transporter 9: protein MENDYRPLLSSEQAGDSFSHRGSTDSLDSRAKRPFYVEPRNIVDDEPQERVSAEAAILNSRVHYYSKLTGSSDRLLSPPNHVIPRTEEIYIYSPLGTAFKMSGKDQASKNPSIITIFAIWNTMMGTSILSIPWGIKQAGFTLGIVILIFTGLLMLYCCYIVLKSPKGITYVDTSDWEFPDVCRYYFGKFGQWSSLVFSMVSLIGAMVVYWVLMSNFLFNTGQFIYNYAHHVNMSDSDFGTNDTNDRVICPYPNTDPGGNHTFATHHVSTNGNATFDVYSFEHWWSKTNTVPFFLIILLLPLLCFKSASFFARFTFLGTISVIYLIVLVTIKAVHLGFHLEFHWFDSTSFYVPELRLLFPQLTGVLTLAFFIHNCIITLMKNNKHQENNVRDLSVAYLLVGLTYLYVGVLIFAAFPAPPLSKDCIEPNFLDNFSSGDVMVFVARSFLLFQMITVYPLLGYLVRVQMMGQLFGNHYPGFLHVFSLNVLIVAAGVLTAKFYPNIGSIIRFSGATCGLALVFVFPSLIHMISLRRRGALRWPSAAFHSFLILLGVANLMAQFFM, encoded by the exons ATGGAGAACGACTACCGGCCTTTGCTGAGCTCAGAGCAAGCTGGAGATAGCTTCTCGCACCGAGGTTCCACAGACTCGCTGGATTCCAGAGCTAAAAG ACCTTTCTACGTCGAGCCCAGAAACATCGTAGATGACGAACCGCAAGAGCGCGTGTCGGCCGAGGCGGCCATTCTCAACAGCAGGGTGCATTACTATAGCAAATTAACTGGATCTTCTGATAGGCTCCTG AGTCCACCCAACCATGTCATCCCCCGAACGGAAGAGATCTACATCTACAGCCCCCTTGGGACGGCTTTTAAGATGTCGGGAAAAGACCAGGCGTCGAAAAACCCCAGCATTATTACCAT ATTTGCAATATGGAATACCATGATGGGCACCTCCATTCTCAGCATACCTTGGGGGATAAAACAG gcTGGATTCACTCTGGGGATCGTCATCCTCATCTTCACCGGCTTACTGATGCTCTATTGTTGTTACATTGTCCTTAAATCGCCAAAGGGGATAA CCTACGTGGACACGTCAGACTGGGAATTTCCTGATGTTTGTCGCTACTACTTTGGCAAGTTTGGCCAGTGGTCCAGCTTGGTTTTCTCCATGGTGTCTCTCATTGGAGCAATGGTGGTGTATTGGGTGCTCATGTCCAATTTCCTCTTCAACACGGGGCAGTTTATCTACA ACTACGCTCACCACGTTAACATGTCGGATTCAGACTTTGGAACCAACGACACCAATGACAGAG tAATTTGCCCGTACCCCAATACCGACCCCGGGGGGAACCACACGTTTGCCACGCACCATGTCAGCACCAACGGAAACGCTACGTTTGACGTCTACTCGTTTGAACACTGGTGGAGCAAAACCAACACCGTTCCCTTTTTCCTCATCATTTTACTGTTGCCGCTGCTTTGCTTCAAATCCGCCTCCTTCTTTGCCAGGTTCACATTCTTGG GCACCATATCGGTCATCTACCTGATCGTCCTGGTCACGATTAAAGCGGTCCACCTTGGCTTTCACCTGGAATTCCATTGGTTCGACAGTACCAGTTTTTACGTTCCAG AACTGCGACTTCTCTTCCCCCAGCTGACCGGCGTCCTGACGTTAGCCTTCTTCATCCACAACTGCATCATCACGCTGATGAAAAACAACAAGCACCAAGAGAACAAC GTACGAGACCTGTCCGTGGCGTACCTCCTCGTCGGCCTGACGTACCTTTACGTGGGAGTGTTGATTTTTGCCGCTTTTCCGGCTCCTCCCCTCAGCAAAGACTGCATCGAACCG AACTTCTTAGACAATTTCTCCAGCGGTGATGTGATGGTGTTTGTGGCTCGCAGCTTCCTTTTGTTCCAAATGATCACGGTTTATCCTCTACTGGGATACTTGGTGCGAGTCCAGATGATGGGACAGTTATTTGGAAATCATTACCCAGG GTTTTTACACGTCTTCAGTCTGAACGTCTTGATCGTCGCCGCCGGCGTCCTCACGGCAAAGTTTTACCCCAACATCGGCTCCATCATTCG GTTTTCCGGGGCGACTTGCGGCTTGGCGTTGGTCTTCGTCTTCCCTTCCTTGATTCACATGATCTCCCTGAGACGACGGGGCGCCCTCCGTTGGCCGTCGGCGGCGTTTCACAGTTTTCTCATCCTGTTGGGCGTGGCCAACTTGATGGCTCAGTTCTTCATGTAA